One stretch of Micromonospora cremea DNA includes these proteins:
- a CDS encoding DUF3995 domain-containing protein has protein sequence MSVFRGPRWAYGALAWLIFFVVSHVLLVFFPGDDPTGGGPWGMTAYTVLNVVLISMSAVGAAVVRATVRPWARHLPQWLILVPLWFGSVLLVLRGVPGMAESLLMVTGIRRGGFVGAQDISTGEFWAGIGINTYFFTGAVLLVAATISYARRSTDGGKKGSSDRSE, from the coding sequence ATGTCCGTCTTCAGAGGTCCTCGCTGGGCGTACGGCGCCCTGGCCTGGTTGATCTTCTTTGTTGTGTCCCATGTGCTCCTGGTGTTCTTTCCCGGTGACGATCCGACCGGTGGCGGCCCGTGGGGCATGACGGCCTACACAGTCCTCAACGTCGTACTCATCTCGATGTCGGCCGTCGGGGCAGCCGTTGTCAGAGCTACGGTCCGCCCGTGGGCTCGGCATCTGCCTCAGTGGTTGATCCTGGTACCGCTGTGGTTCGGGAGCGTCCTGCTCGTCCTCAGGGGCGTTCCAGGGATGGCCGAGAGTCTGCTGATGGTCACGGGTATCCGGCGCGGCGGCTTCGTAGGGGCTCAGGACATCTCCACGGGTGAGTTCTGGGCCGGTATCGGGATCAACACCTACTTCTTCACCGGGGCGGTGCTGTTGGTTGCGGCCACTATCTCCTACGCCCGCCGCTCAACGGACGGCGGGAAGAAGGGGTCGTCGGACCGGTCTGAGTGA
- a CDS encoding cytidylate kinase family protein — MDQGTRDEMLGRLTEAVGSVAVAHPTRVAIDGPPAAGKTTLADELAVALRDQGRDVIRATIDDFLFPRAQRYPRGEYSAEGCYFDTHDYDALNRVLLDPLGPGGDRRFQHAVYDRTTDTALSPPVTTAPADAVLVFDGVFLMRPELIDRWDLRIFVSTTLEKTVDRAVIRERQLSPRADVERRWRERYIPSQQLYFATVRPTDHVDIIVHNDEPQQPVWETQTH; from the coding sequence ATGGACCAAGGCACCCGCGACGAGATGCTCGGCCGCCTGACTGAGGCAGTCGGGTCCGTCGCAGTCGCACACCCGACGCGGGTTGCCATCGACGGACCGCCCGCCGCAGGCAAGACCACGCTCGCCGACGAACTGGCCGTCGCCTTGCGCGACCAGGGCCGCGACGTCATCCGCGCGACGATCGACGATTTCCTCTTCCCCCGGGCACAGCGCTATCCGCGCGGCGAGTACTCCGCCGAAGGCTGCTACTTCGACACCCACGACTACGATGCGCTGAACCGGGTTCTGCTCGATCCGCTCGGCCCGGGCGGAGACCGACGCTTCCAACACGCGGTCTACGACCGCACCACCGATACTGCCCTGTCCCCGCCGGTCACGACCGCCCCCGCCGACGCCGTGCTGGTCTTCGACGGCGTCTTCCTCATGCGCCCAGAACTGATTGATCGGTGGGATCTGCGCATCTTCGTGTCGACCACGCTCGAGAAGACCGTGGATCGTGCCGTGATCCGAGAGCGCCAGCTGTCACCTCGGGCCGACGTCGAACGACGCTGGCGCGAGCGTTACATCCCCTCCCAACAGCTCTACTTCGCTACGGTCCGCCCGACCGATCACGTCGACATCATCGTGCACAACGACGAGCCCCAGCAGCCGGTCTGGGAGACCCAAACACACTGA
- a CDS encoding carbohydrate-binding protein — MVTAQYTDGGAAGGVPALTGSTRAQLQPKSKEAEHFTAHSGLTVNDRPTARAGERLGDVDHNDWAAYGPVDLRNIGSVTLGVTNGGFGGDIEIRAGSPTGTLIGRATIGSTGGWDNLVSPTVTLTNRPAGTTTLYAKFVNAAQVGGTPDLLSLDWLRFNGSGVKQEPGGALSLAASPGSGTAPLISTLTATATVPSGQSITDYAWDFGDNSAVTHGATLRSTGQSYPRKGTFTARVTVTYTSGETRSANLTITVN, encoded by the coding sequence GTGGTCACCGCGCAGTACACCGACGGCGGTGCGGCCGGCGGCGTACCGGCCCTGACCGGCTCGACCCGGGCGCAGTTGCAGCCCAAGAGCAAGGAAGCCGAGCACTTCACCGCCCATTCGGGCCTCACGGTGAACGACCGGCCGACCGCCCGTGCCGGCGAGCGGCTCGGCGACGTCGACCACAACGACTGGGCGGCGTACGGGCCGGTGGACCTGCGCAACATCGGCTCGGTGACGCTCGGGGTGACCAACGGCGGGTTCGGCGGTGACATCGAGATTCGGGCCGGCTCACCCACCGGCACGCTGATCGGCAGGGCCACCATCGGATCGACCGGCGGGTGGGACAACCTGGTCTCCCCCACCGTCACGCTGACCAACAGGCCCGCCGGCACCACCACGCTGTACGCGAAGTTCGTCAACGCCGCCCAGGTCGGTGGCACCCCGGACCTGCTCTCGCTGGACTGGCTGCGGTTCAACGGGTCCGGCGTCAAGCAGGAGCCCGGCGGGGCGCTCTCTCTCGCCGCCAGCCCCGGCAGCGGCACCGCACCGCTGATTAGCACCCTGACCGCCACCGCGACGGTGCCGTCCGGGCAGAGCATCACCGACTACGCGTGGGACTTCGGCGACAACAGCGCCGTCACGCACGGCGCGACGCTGCGGTCGACCGGCCAAAGCTACCCGCGCAAGGGGACCTTCACCGCCCGGGTGACGGTCACCTACACCAGTGGGGAGACCCGCTCGGCCAACCTGACCATCACGGTTAACTGA